The Microbacterium sp. LWO12-1.2 genome includes a window with the following:
- a CDS encoding DEAD/DEAH box helicase has translation MPTTATAATRRKKTSRRDDEAPLIPILARKVREIEAKSQRGKLGPTNRVKFQVIAFLVREERARVKSDAEIGDPARAELLKRLDGVATILAKTAARDTSLIQLLEADQATSPVAKRMRRDWLLESGAELAPEELIIADVAPVQAPVVPAAIAERQVTPASVEARQLSNPFLAPDLTPRATTTPRRRLDGWELMGPLYKAFETGAGGSAASMELPPAPEYDHLSPKGLEVMVHQSRFLESVRAGHRSFLLADEPGLGKTAQSLLAASVAGAYPLLVVVPNVVKMNWAREVERWTPQRRATVIQGDGDDIDAFADIFIVNYEILDRHLSWLSSIGLRGMVVDEAHFIKNLSSQRSQNVLSLASRVRERTPGGNPLMLALTGTPLINDVEDFDAIWRFLGWTTGEKPGPELMEKLDATGYTPADKAFYPEARDAVISMGIVRRKKKDVAADLPDKLVADLPVQLDDEFGRSIRQAERELGERLAAKYRRIIEARGDRGLAPGEIDEDIVRMVAHNELEESKASGTGGDNVFTMVRRIGQAKAQLAADYAAQLQRSVGKVVFFAKHIDVMDRAEAHFASVGIRSVSIRGDQTTTARQQAIDDFNGDPEVGIAVCSLTAAGVGLNLQAASNVVLAELSWTAAEQTQAIDRVHRIGQDEPVTAWRIIAAHTIDTKIAELIDQKQGLAARALDGEAIDDAAAEPVQLAALMHLLRQALGSA, from the coding sequence ATGCCGACTACGGCAACCGCCGCCACGCGGCGAAAGAAGACGTCTCGTCGTGACGATGAGGCACCGCTGATCCCGATCCTCGCCCGCAAGGTGCGCGAGATCGAGGCGAAGTCCCAACGGGGCAAGCTGGGACCGACCAACAGGGTCAAGTTCCAGGTGATCGCCTTCCTGGTGCGTGAAGAACGTGCGCGGGTGAAGTCGGATGCCGAGATCGGCGACCCGGCGCGCGCCGAGCTGCTCAAGCGCCTCGACGGCGTGGCGACGATCCTGGCCAAGACGGCCGCGCGGGACACCTCGCTCATCCAGCTGCTCGAGGCCGACCAGGCCACATCGCCGGTCGCCAAGCGCATGCGTCGGGACTGGCTGCTCGAATCCGGTGCGGAACTCGCGCCGGAAGAGCTCATCATCGCGGACGTCGCGCCGGTCCAGGCGCCCGTGGTCCCGGCCGCCATCGCCGAGCGCCAGGTGACTCCCGCCTCCGTCGAGGCCCGCCAGCTGTCGAACCCCTTCCTCGCCCCCGACCTCACGCCACGCGCGACCACCACCCCGCGTCGTCGACTCGACGGCTGGGAACTGATGGGACCGCTCTACAAGGCGTTCGAGACCGGTGCCGGCGGTTCTGCGGCCAGTATGGAGCTGCCGCCCGCACCCGAGTACGACCACCTGTCGCCCAAGGGCCTCGAGGTGATGGTGCACCAGTCGCGCTTCCTCGAGTCCGTGCGTGCGGGCCACCGCAGCTTCCTGCTCGCCGACGAGCCGGGACTCGGCAAGACCGCGCAGTCGCTGCTGGCGGCATCCGTCGCCGGTGCCTACCCGCTCCTGGTCGTCGTCCCCAACGTCGTGAAGATGAACTGGGCGCGTGAGGTCGAGCGGTGGACTCCCCAGCGGCGGGCGACCGTCATCCAGGGTGACGGTGACGACATCGATGCCTTCGCCGACATCTTCATCGTGAACTACGAGATCCTCGACCGTCACCTCTCCTGGCTGTCGTCGATCGGTCTGCGCGGCATGGTCGTCGACGAGGCGCACTTCATCAAGAACCTCTCCTCGCAGCGTTCGCAGAACGTGCTCTCTCTCGCGTCCCGCGTGCGCGAGCGCACTCCCGGCGGCAACCCGCTCATGCTCGCCCTCACGGGCACCCCGTTGATCAACGACGTCGAGGACTTCGACGCGATCTGGCGATTCCTCGGCTGGACGACCGGCGAGAAGCCGGGCCCCGAACTCATGGAGAAGCTCGACGCCACCGGCTACACGCCGGCGGACAAGGCCTTCTACCCCGAGGCGCGCGATGCCGTGATCTCGATGGGCATCGTTCGTCGCAAGAAGAAGGACGTCGCGGCCGATCTGCCCGACAAGCTGGTCGCCGACCTGCCCGTGCAGCTGGACGACGAGTTCGGCCGCAGCATCCGCCAGGCCGAGCGCGAGCTGGGGGAGCGGCTGGCCGCCAAGTACCGCCGCATCATCGAAGCTCGCGGGGACCGCGGTCTCGCCCCCGGCGAGATCGACGAGGACATCGTCCGAATGGTCGCGCACAACGAACTCGAGGAGTCGAAGGCGTCGGGCACCGGCGGTGACAACGTCTTCACGATGGTCCGTCGCATCGGACAGGCCAAGGCGCAGCTCGCAGCCGACTACGCCGCGCAGTTGCAGCGCTCCGTGGGCAAGGTCGTGTTCTTCGCGAAACACATCGACGTCATGGATCGCGCGGAGGCGCACTTCGCCTCGGTGGGCATCCGTTCGGTGTCGATCCGCGGGGACCAGACCACCACGGCGCGCCAGCAGGCGATCGACGACTTCAACGGCGACCCCGAGGTGGGTATCGCGGTGTGCTCGCTGACCGCGGCCGGTGTCGGACTCAACCTGCAGGCGGCATCCAACGTCGTGCTCGCGGAGCTCTCCTGGACCGCTGCCGAGCAGACGCAGGCGATCGATCGCGTGCACCGCATCGGTCAGGACGAGCCCGTGACCGCGTGGCGCATCATCGCCGCGCACACGATCGACACCAAGATCGCCGAGCTCATCGACCAGAAGCAGGGTCTCGCGGCCCGTGCGCTCGACGGTGAGGCCATCGACGACGCCGCTGCCGAGCCCGTGCAGCTCGCCGCGCTCATGCACCTGCTCCGACAGGCGCTCGGGTCCGCCTGA
- a CDS encoding 6-phosphofructokinase: MKIGILTSGGDCPGLNAVIRGIVLKGTTTYDIEFVGIRDGWRGVVDGDFFPLTRHEVKGLSKVGGTILGTSRTNPYEGPRGGAENIAKTLYGHHIDGIVAIGGEGTLAAADRLAKDGINVIGVPKTIDNDLHATDYSFGFDTAVNIATDAMDRLRTTGDSHQRCMVAEVMGRHVGWIALHAGMAAGAHVICIPEVPMSIDEITALVSSAHDRGRAPLVVVSEGFTLTGMDEAFSDKGLDAFNRPRLGGISEVLAPEIERITGIETRSTVLGHIQRGGSPSGFDRVLATRLGLHAADALVEEAWGKMVALRGTEIVRVPFAEALGELNTVPRSRYDEAAALFG, translated from the coding sequence ATGAAGATCGGCATCCTGACGAGCGGCGGCGACTGCCCCGGTCTCAACGCGGTGATCCGCGGCATCGTCCTGAAGGGCACCACGACCTACGACATCGAGTTCGTCGGCATCCGCGACGGATGGCGCGGCGTCGTCGACGGGGACTTCTTCCCCCTGACCCGTCACGAGGTGAAGGGCCTGTCGAAGGTCGGCGGCACGATCCTCGGCACCAGCCGCACGAACCCCTACGAGGGGCCGCGTGGCGGCGCGGAGAACATCGCGAAGACGCTGTACGGGCACCACATCGACGGTATTGTCGCGATCGGCGGTGAGGGTACGCTCGCCGCAGCGGATCGTCTCGCGAAGGACGGCATCAACGTGATCGGCGTCCCCAAGACGATCGACAACGACCTGCACGCCACCGACTACTCCTTCGGCTTCGATACCGCGGTCAACATCGCCACCGACGCGATGGACCGCCTGCGCACCACGGGCGACTCGCACCAGCGCTGCATGGTCGCCGAGGTCATGGGCCGCCACGTCGGATGGATCGCTCTGCATGCCGGCATGGCGGCCGGTGCACACGTGATCTGCATCCCCGAGGTGCCGATGTCGATCGACGAGATCACCGCGCTCGTCAGCAGCGCCCACGACCGAGGTCGTGCCCCGCTCGTCGTCGTCTCCGAAGGCTTCACGCTCACGGGGATGGACGAGGCGTTCAGTGACAAGGGCCTCGACGCGTTCAACCGCCCCCGCCTCGGCGGCATCAGCGAGGTGCTCGCCCCGGAGATCGAGCGGATCACCGGCATCGAGACGCGGTCGACCGTGCTCGGACACATCCAGCGTGGGGGATCGCCGTCCGGCTTCGACCGCGTCCTCGCGACCCGCCTCGGACTTCACGCGGCCGATGCGCTCGTCGAAGAGGCCTGGGGCAAGATGGTCGCGCTCCGCGGCACCGAGATCGTGCGCGTCCCGTTCGCCGAGGCGCTCGGCGAGCTGAACACCGTGCCGCGCAGCCGCTACGACGAGGCCGCGGCTCTCTTCGGCTGA
- a CDS encoding endonuclease domain-containing protein, whose product MIPLSEWMRQHHGVAHSSTVRLAGYDVHAVRTAIASGAVTRVRRSWLVGRECSGERRQAAQAGGRVSCITAARELGLWTPDATHTHIAVPGTASRIRNSGLIVHWARGPIAVPSRSAEEPLLNVLFHAARCLEPERAVLIWESALHGGLVSAGQLQRVAWHSGRATRIAEVASSLSDSGLETRFLWIMREIGVVVQQQIWIDGHPVDALIGERLVIQSDGFAHHSTAKDRRRDLSADARLTLLGYTVLRFDYHQLLFDPVGVQSTIRMAMAQGLHLQEARKPNRR is encoded by the coding sequence ATGATCCCCCTCAGCGAATGGATGCGACAGCACCACGGCGTCGCTCACAGCAGCACCGTGCGCCTCGCCGGCTACGACGTGCACGCGGTCAGGACGGCGATCGCCTCGGGTGCCGTCACGCGCGTGCGGCGATCATGGTTGGTCGGACGTGAGTGTTCGGGCGAACGGCGTCAGGCGGCGCAGGCCGGCGGACGCGTCAGCTGCATCACTGCGGCGCGTGAACTCGGTCTATGGACTCCCGACGCGACGCACACCCACATCGCGGTGCCAGGGACAGCATCCCGCATCCGGAACTCCGGGCTGATCGTGCATTGGGCGCGCGGGCCGATCGCCGTCCCGTCCCGCAGCGCCGAGGAACCATTGCTCAACGTGCTGTTCCACGCGGCACGTTGCCTGGAACCCGAGAGGGCGGTGCTCATCTGGGAGTCGGCGCTGCATGGGGGGCTGGTGTCGGCGGGGCAGCTCCAGCGCGTCGCGTGGCATTCGGGGCGTGCCACCCGGATCGCGGAGGTGGCTTCGTCACTCTCCGACTCCGGTTTGGAGACGCGGTTCCTGTGGATCATGCGCGAGATCGGCGTGGTCGTGCAGCAGCAGATCTGGATCGACGGCCATCCCGTCGACGCCTTGATCGGTGAACGCCTTGTCATCCAGAGCGATGGTTTCGCTCACCATTCTACCGCGAAGGACCGTCGCCGAGACCTCAGCGCAGACGCGCGCCTCACACTGCTCGGATACACGGTGCTGCGGTTCGACTACCACCAGCTGCTCTTCGACCCTGTCGGAGTGCAATCCACTATCCGCATGGCGATGGCACAGGGGCTGCACCTCCAAGAGGCACGGAAACCAAACCGGAGGTAG
- a CDS encoding S9 family peptidase, with translation MTDAPIAPRRPTSRTHHGDTVDDPYEWLREKDSPEVIAHLEAENAHTDAATAHLEGLRERLFQEIKGRVQETDLSVPTRRGDWWYYSRTEEGAQYGIHCRAAASPDDWTPPVLEPGVAVPGEVVLLDGNAEAEGHEFFSLGAFDTTDDSSLLLWSTDFEGDEVYTVHVRDLATGATLDDEIPGTASAFFTPDGTSILYTTRDDAWRPDTLWLHRLGTPVSEDVVLFHEADEKFWLGAGITRSRRYLVIGVGSSITSEEYLVDLTGDLTAAPQLVWAREEGVEYSVDHAVVAGEDRLFILHNRDALDFELVSVAAAAPTGDAHVVVPHVAGRRLLGMDAFRDFATLEYRSEGLERIGLLDYASDAVDELAFDEPLYSAGVSGNPEWHSPYLRIGYTSFVTPGTVYDLDLATRELLLRKRATVLGGYEPSDYGQQRAWATAPDGTKVPISVVWKRSFGTPGDAVRPVHLYGYGSYEHSIDPGFSVARLSALDRGVIFAVAHVRGGGEMGRQWYEEGKLLHKKNTFSDFVACAQQLIDDGVTSPDRLVAEGGSAGGLLMGAVANLAPELFAGILAGVPFVDALTSILDPSLPLTVVEWDEWGDPLHDADVYAYMKSYTPYENVRDGVDYPRILAVTSLNDTRVLYVEPAKWVARLREAGASDVLLKCEMVAGHGGVSGRYNSWRERAFELAWLLDTLGLAD, from the coding sequence GTGACTGATGCCCCGATCGCCCCCCGCCGTCCGACCTCGCGCACCCACCACGGGGACACCGTGGACGACCCGTACGAGTGGTTGCGGGAGAAGGACTCCCCCGAGGTCATCGCACACCTGGAGGCGGAGAACGCCCACACGGACGCCGCGACGGCTCATCTCGAGGGCCTGCGCGAGCGCTTGTTCCAGGAGATCAAGGGGCGCGTGCAGGAGACCGACCTCTCCGTGCCCACGCGACGCGGCGACTGGTGGTATTACAGCCGCACCGAGGAGGGAGCGCAGTACGGCATCCACTGCCGGGCCGCGGCCTCGCCCGACGACTGGACTCCCCCGGTGCTCGAACCCGGCGTCGCGGTTCCCGGCGAGGTCGTCCTGCTCGACGGGAATGCCGAGGCGGAGGGACACGAGTTCTTCTCGCTCGGCGCGTTCGACACGACCGACGACTCCTCCCTGCTCCTGTGGTCGACCGACTTCGAGGGCGATGAGGTCTACACCGTCCATGTGCGCGACCTTGCCACCGGCGCAACCCTCGACGACGAGATCCCCGGCACCGCGAGCGCCTTCTTCACGCCCGACGGCACCTCGATCCTGTACACGACGCGCGACGACGCCTGGCGTCCTGACACGCTCTGGTTGCACCGCCTCGGCACCCCCGTCAGCGAAGACGTCGTACTCTTCCACGAAGCCGACGAGAAGTTCTGGCTCGGCGCCGGGATCACCCGCAGCCGCCGCTACCTGGTGATCGGCGTCGGATCCAGCATCACGAGCGAGGAGTACCTGGTCGACCTGACCGGCGACCTCACGGCGGCGCCCCAGCTTGTCTGGGCGCGGGAAGAGGGCGTCGAGTACTCGGTGGATCACGCCGTCGTCGCCGGGGAGGACCGGCTCTTCATCCTGCACAACAGGGATGCCCTGGACTTCGAGCTCGTGTCGGTCGCGGCCGCGGCGCCGACGGGCGATGCCCACGTGGTCGTTCCGCACGTCGCGGGGCGGCGGCTGCTCGGCATGGACGCGTTCCGTGACTTCGCGACCCTCGAGTACCGCAGCGAGGGCCTCGAGCGCATCGGCCTGCTCGACTACGCCTCGGATGCGGTCGACGAGCTCGCATTCGACGAACCCCTCTACTCGGCCGGCGTCAGCGGGAACCCGGAGTGGCACTCCCCCTATCTCCGCATCGGCTACACCTCGTTCGTGACGCCGGGAACGGTCTACGACCTCGACCTCGCCACCCGCGAGCTGCTGCTGCGCAAGCGCGCCACGGTGCTCGGTGGATACGAGCCGTCAGACTACGGGCAGCAGCGCGCGTGGGCCACCGCACCCGACGGCACGAAGGTGCCGATCTCCGTGGTCTGGAAGCGCTCGTTCGGCACTCCGGGTGACGCGGTGCGCCCGGTGCACCTCTACGGGTACGGCTCGTACGAGCACTCGATCGATCCCGGCTTCTCCGTCGCGCGACTCTCCGCCCTCGACCGGGGCGTCATCTTCGCCGTGGCGCACGTGCGCGGCGGCGGCGAGATGGGACGCCAGTGGTACGAGGAGGGCAAGCTCCTCCACAAGAAGAACACCTTCAGCGACTTCGTCGCGTGTGCGCAGCAGCTGATCGACGACGGCGTCACCTCGCCCGATCGCCTGGTCGCCGAAGGTGGAAGCGCCGGAGGACTGCTGATGGGGGCCGTGGCGAACCTCGCCCCCGAGCTGTTCGCCGGCATCCTGGCGGGCGTGCCGTTCGTGGACGCGCTCACCAGCATCCTCGATCCCTCGCTCCCTCTGACGGTCGTCGAATGGGACGAGTGGGGCGACCCCCTGCACGACGCCGACGTATACGCCTACATGAAGTCGTACACCCCGTACGAGAACGTGCGCGACGGTGTGGACTACCCGCGCATCCTCGCGGTGACCTCGTTGAACGACACCCGGGTCCTCTATGTCGAGCCGGCGAAGTGGGTTGCCCGGCTGCGCGAGGCCGGAGCATCCGATGTCCTGCTGAAGTGCGAGATGGTGGCCGGTCACGGCGGCGTCAGCGGTCGCTACAACTCCTGGCGCGAACGGGCGTTCGAGCTCGCGTGGCTCCTCGACACGCTCGGCCTCGCCGACTGA